The following proteins come from a genomic window of Trueperaceae bacterium:
- a CDS encoding ABC transporter permease codes for MIRTEDLNAERRAQSRAGNWLGRNAWVWRLLSILLVFALWEWAGRVPVSIAFPTFTATMAAFFEMLADGTFLAAYAETIQPLVVGVLLCAAGGVLAGVVMGLSKRAEWLGLPMFIVLQAAPSAAIVPLITFIYGIGFAAKVLAVVLLSAPVIVLNSYRGIANTPRILVEMGNSFQASRWQLISKIILPAASGLIFAGLRLGVAQGFTGAVLAELLITPTGVGDLITYYRSLALYSYMFASIFSLVIFASVTVTMLQGLEQRIFRPETRPA; via the coding sequence TTGATCCGTACCGAGGACCTGAATGCCGAACGGCGAGCACAGTCACGGGCCGGCAACTGGCTGGGGCGCAACGCCTGGGTGTGGCGACTACTCTCTATCCTGCTGGTGTTCGCCCTCTGGGAGTGGGCCGGCAGGGTGCCGGTGAGTATCGCGTTCCCGACCTTCACGGCCACCATGGCGGCCTTCTTCGAGATGCTCGCCGACGGCACCTTCCTCGCCGCCTACGCCGAGACGATCCAGCCGCTCGTGGTAGGGGTGCTGCTCTGCGCCGCCGGCGGAGTCCTGGCGGGCGTCGTGATGGGCCTCTCGAAGCGCGCCGAGTGGCTCGGCCTGCCCATGTTCATCGTCCTGCAGGCGGCACCGTCGGCCGCGATAGTCCCGCTGATCACCTTCATCTACGGCATCGGCTTCGCCGCCAAGGTACTGGCGGTGGTGCTTCTCTCTGCCCCCGTCATCGTCCTCAACTCGTACCGGGGCATCGCCAACACTCCACGGATCTTGGTCGAGATGGGCAACTCGTTCCAGGCGAGCCGCTGGCAACTGATCAGCAAGATCATCCTGCCGGCCGCCAGCGGCCTGATCTTCGCCGGGCTGCGCCTCGGTGTGGCGCAGGGATTCACCGGCGCCGTGCTGGCCGAACTGCTGATCACGCCCACCGGCGTCGGCGACCTGATCACCTATTACCGTTCACTGGCGCTCTACTCCTACATGTTCGCCTCGATCTTCTCACTGGTGATATTCGCCAGCGTGACCGTCACCATGCTGCAGGGGCTGGAGCAGCGGATATTCCGGCCCGAGACGAGGCCCGCATGA